The DNA region GGCTCGCTCCGGAAAAGCGCCAGAAGACGCTCGTAATAGGTCGGCTCCAGGGTGATATCCGCGTCAAGTACACCGACAAAGGCGAACGGCAAGGCCCGCAGCTCTTCGTAGCCTGCTTGAATGGCGCGAACCTTCTGCGCAAACCCGTCTCCAGAGGGCGCAAGGCTGATCAAGCGGATGAACGAGTGCCGCCGCGCATTTCTCGCGACCACCTCCCGCGTGCGGTCTGTGGAGCCGTTGTCGACAATCACCCACTGCGCCGGAAGAACGGTCTGCCGGGCGACGCTGACGATGGCGCGCTCGATGAAATGCTCTTCGTTGCGCGCGGCGGTGATCAGCACATACATGCCGTTTCTGTCTCCCAATGGCCTGCCCATCTCAGGCTCCCGCCGGAATGTATTCGTGCCGCAGGCGGTCGGCAACCGCCAAGTAGAAGACCCAAAGCAAAGTCACCGGACCCAGGCGAGTTCCCATTACCGACTCGGTGACCGAGTGAACCATGATGATCGTGAAGACGACCGCCGCCCGCAAAGCCATGCCCTGGGGAGCCACCCTCTCCAGCGGTCGATAGCGGACCAGCCAGCGTGCAAAGAGCACCACCATGGCGACGAAAGCCAACAGTCCGACTATGCCGGTCGTAAGCGCCACTTCCAACACCGTGTTGTGGGCATTGGCCGCGTAGAAGCCGATAAGGTCTCTGCCGTCGTTGAGGACCATGCGGCTTGCGCCAAAACCATGGCCGAACACTGTCGTCAATGGGTCGGCCAAGATCTTTTGCACTGCCAAGGGCCAAATCTCCGCTCTGCCAGTCAGGCGCGTCACCGTTGCAAGAGAAGTGGTCCGGTTAAAGGCCAGCGCTGCATCCACCACGCCTTTCACGTTGAGTGAAAGGAGCAGGCCCACCAGCACCACTACTGCACTAACGCCAGATAGGAGCGCCCAACGCACATGGTAGCCCTCCAGTGGGCGCTTGCTCTGTACCAACCACGCACGCACCAGCCCGCCGATGGCCAGGCTCACCATCGCATTGCGTGACCAGGACAG from Calditrichota bacterium includes:
- a CDS encoding O-antigen ligase family protein, translated to MRHRSSGQTTSSPSLFALGLVLWVAIMVLTGTYLRVRAIEEAAQMDWLVAARLAACMLGGAIGVLLLARGEWRGPATTAVAAYVGAAALSALFTPHKTLVLGYWVLLAGGVALTIGLVASADERDLLRIERTWLFVMVLLLIKDALIGVLAPQLQEAYGAEGPTRLGMGVTHANALGFGASLAFWLSFVPAIGGKRALLWLLRVLLVAIVALSWSRNAMVSLAIGGLVRAWLVQSKRPLEGYHVRWALLSGVSAVVVLVGLLLSLNVKGVVDAALAFNRTTSLATVTRLTGRAEIWPLAVQKILADPLTTVFGHGFGASRMVLNDGRDLIGFYAANAHNTVLEVALTTGIVGLLAFVAMVVLFARWLVRYRPLERVAPQGMALRAAVVFTIIMVHSVTESVMGTRLGPVTLLWVFYLAVADRLRHEYIPAGA